One Gemmatimonadaceae bacterium DNA window includes the following coding sequences:
- a CDS encoding FtsQ-type POTRA domain-containing protein, with protein sequence MSEAAAAGADAGWSKGRVRLTLIVSAVVLVAGAPFWGPLVLRQLSFFRVRKVEIVGAHYISVGDVMDRLHVDTTASVWDPTGPLAARLASHLQLQSVSVRRKLPGTLVVEIQEKLPIALVPTNDGLRAFDAEGTLLPIDLARTPIDVPILPRRDLGLFHLLSALRNEAPALYDRLSEIRITASDEVLLQFADTPVRAMRDVTSARLAEIAAVEDDLTRRGLHAAEIDLRYRDQVIARLP encoded by the coding sequence ATGAGCGAGGCAGCGGCCGCTGGCGCTGATGCCGGTTGGTCCAAGGGTCGCGTTAGGCTCACGTTGATCGTCAGCGCCGTCGTGCTCGTCGCCGGCGCTCCCTTCTGGGGACCGCTTGTCCTGCGGCAGCTCTCATTTTTCCGAGTTCGCAAGGTCGAGATCGTCGGCGCGCATTACATTTCCGTGGGCGACGTCATGGATCGTCTGCACGTGGATACGACGGCATCGGTCTGGGATCCGACCGGTCCTCTGGCGGCGCGCCTCGCCTCTCATCTCCAGCTCCAGAGCGTCTCGGTGCGGAGAAAGCTGCCCGGAACGCTGGTCGTCGAGATTCAGGAGAAACTTCCCATTGCCCTCGTGCCGACGAACGACGGGCTGCGCGCGTTCGACGCCGAGGGAACGCTGCTGCCGATCGATCTCGCACGGACGCCGATCGACGTCCCCATCCTTCCGCGACGCGATCTCGGGCTGTTTCATCTGCTGAGTGCCTTGCGCAATGAGGCACCTGCGCTCTACGATCGCCTGAGCGAAATCCGCATCACGGCTTCAGACGAGGTGCTACTGCAGTTCGCCGACACACCCGTGCGTGCGATGCGCGACGTGACGTCGGCGCGGCTCGCGGAGATTGCCGCTGTTGAAGACGACCTCACCCGTCGCGGTTTGCACGCGGCGGAAATCGATTTGCGCTACCGAGACCAGGTCATCGCCAGACTGCCATGA
- the murC gene encoding UDP-N-acetylmuramate--L-alanine ligase produces the protein MRLLDSDDPRPVHFVGIAGAGMSALAELFVRRGVAVTGCDANPGEADDLRRLGIKVGPHDPAHVDGARALIVTSAMPKDHPELQRARDCGLPVIRRAEALGEVTHGRELVGVAGTHGKTTTTVMTTEALAAAGRDPTALVGGRVGAWSGNLRKGTDRLYVVEADEYDRSFLALAPTVAVVTNIEPDHLDIYDGLADIRRAFSQFVGGARAIVLCAEDAGAAGMRLPSGTEVVRYAIADGTPEAPALRDARLIGHPVRDTPNGSAFELEYDGETLGSVALRVPGRHNMLNALAALASGLMLGAPASDLARGLASFRGVERRFERIGEARGVTIFDDYAHHPTEIAATLAAARGAFPLRRIVVAFQPHLFSRTRDFAAEFAGALGAADAVFLTEIYPSREKPIPGVTASLIADEMQSASARLVWRGERSDVARALASEVHEGDVVITMGAGDITRTAPELLALLTERQ, from the coding sequence ATGCGCCTTCTGGATTCCGACGACCCACGCCCGGTCCATTTCGTCGGCATTGCCGGCGCCGGCATGAGCGCGCTCGCCGAGCTGTTCGTGCGGCGCGGAGTTGCCGTAACTGGATGCGACGCGAACCCCGGTGAAGCGGACGACCTGCGGCGACTCGGCATCAAAGTCGGGCCGCACGATCCGGCTCACGTCGATGGCGCGCGCGCGCTCATCGTCACGTCGGCGATGCCGAAGGATCATCCGGAGCTACAGCGTGCGCGTGACTGCGGGCTGCCAGTGATACGTCGCGCGGAAGCGCTCGGCGAGGTCACACACGGCCGAGAGCTCGTCGGCGTTGCCGGCACGCACGGAAAGACGACGACGACCGTGATGACGACGGAGGCGCTCGCCGCCGCCGGTCGCGATCCGACGGCGCTCGTCGGTGGCCGCGTCGGCGCATGGTCCGGCAACTTGCGCAAAGGCACCGACCGGTTGTACGTCGTCGAAGCGGACGAATACGATCGCTCCTTTCTCGCGCTCGCGCCGACGGTGGCTGTCGTGACGAACATCGAACCCGATCATCTCGACATTTACGACGGGCTTGCCGATATCCGGCGGGCGTTCTCGCAATTTGTCGGAGGCGCCCGCGCGATTGTCCTCTGCGCCGAAGACGCCGGAGCTGCGGGTATGCGCTTGCCCAGTGGAACAGAAGTAGTCCGCTATGCGATTGCCGACGGCACACCGGAGGCGCCGGCGCTGCGCGACGCGCGACTCATCGGGCATCCGGTGCGCGATACGCCGAACGGCAGCGCCTTCGAGCTGGAGTACGACGGTGAAACGTTAGGCAGCGTGGCGTTGCGCGTGCCTGGACGTCATAACATGCTCAACGCCCTGGCGGCGCTCGCGAGTGGTCTGATGCTCGGTGCGCCCGCATCGGACCTGGCGCGTGGGCTGGCGTCTTTTCGCGGCGTCGAGCGACGCTTCGAGCGAATCGGCGAGGCGCGCGGCGTCACGATCTTCGACGATTACGCGCACCATCCGACCGAGATCGCGGCGACGCTCGCCGCCGCACGCGGCGCTTTTCCGCTGCGTCGCATCGTCGTGGCGTTCCAGCCCCATCTCTTTTCGCGAACGCGCGACTTCGCTGCCGAGTTTGCGGGCGCGCTCGGCGCTGCCGACGCGGTTTTCCTCACCGAGATCTATCCCTCGCGTGAAAAGCCGATTCCAGGCGTGACGGCGTCGCTCATCGCCGACGAAATGCAGTCCGCGTCCGCGCGTCTCGTTTGGCGCGGCGAGCGTTCTGACGTCGCGCGGGCGCTCGCATCCGAAGTGCACGAGGGCGACGTCGTCATTACGATGGGCGCGGGCGATATCACTCGTACTGCGCCCGAGTTGCTCGCGCTGCTCACGGAGCGACAATGA
- a CDS encoding putative peptidoglycan glycosyltransferase FtsW, producing MSQRAAESRRNQRSRWKMGVEAQGLMLVSSVLIAYGLAVLYSASALVAMNENHGSAYYLLRQLAGVAAGVVAFAIVAKVDAEKWREWAWPLMFLTIATMVLTLVLPDSIAPRINGSKRFLFGSSFQPSELGKLGVIAWCSMLVVRKGDSLRRLTKGLVPFLLIIGLLDVLAALEPDLSVSMLYTLLMALLLFVGGARMSHFVALGALAIPVLWHKIERVQYALLRLSSFLDPGGAPGAVNYQLKQSLVAVGSGGAFGVGFGEGRQQAGFLPYPYSDFIASNIGEEWGFVGLAAIVVAFGVYALLGFRIARNARSPFLQLLAVGLTFVTVLTAYLHVGVVIGLLPTTGLTLPFVSYGRSNLVLTMLFTGILVNIGSSRERVLGSSATDPLATPATR from the coding sequence GTGAGTCAGCGTGCCGCCGAGTCGCGCCGCAACCAGCGCAGCCGATGGAAGATGGGAGTGGAGGCGCAAGGACTGATGCTCGTCAGCTCGGTGCTGATCGCATACGGACTCGCGGTCCTGTACAGCGCCAGCGCGCTGGTGGCGATGAACGAGAACCACGGAAGTGCCTATTACCTCCTGCGCCAGCTCGCAGGTGTCGCCGCTGGCGTCGTTGCCTTCGCAATCGTCGCGAAGGTGGATGCGGAGAAATGGCGCGAGTGGGCATGGCCGCTGATGTTCCTCACGATCGCGACAATGGTGCTGACGCTCGTTCTGCCGGACTCCATCGCGCCGCGCATCAACGGATCGAAGCGGTTTCTCTTCGGGAGCTCGTTTCAGCCGTCGGAGCTCGGCAAGCTCGGTGTGATCGCGTGGTGCTCGATGCTCGTCGTCCGCAAGGGCGATTCGCTGCGACGCCTAACGAAGGGGCTCGTGCCTTTCTTGCTGATCATCGGCTTGCTCGACGTCCTTGCGGCGCTCGAGCCCGATCTCTCCGTATCGATGTTGTACACGTTGCTCATGGCGCTGCTGCTTTTCGTTGGCGGCGCGCGCATGAGTCATTTCGTTGCGCTCGGCGCCCTCGCCATACCGGTGCTTTGGCACAAGATCGAGCGCGTGCAATACGCCCTGTTGCGGCTCTCGAGTTTCCTCGATCCGGGCGGCGCACCCGGCGCGGTCAATTACCAGTTGAAGCAGTCGCTCGTCGCCGTTGGCTCGGGCGGTGCCTTCGGCGTGGGCTTTGGCGAAGGTCGGCAGCAGGCAGGGTTTCTACCGTATCCGTACAGCGATTTCATCGCGAGCAACATCGGCGAAGAATGGGGCTTCGTCGGTCTCGCCGCGATCGTCGTTGCATTCGGGGTGTACGCTCTGCTGGGCTTTCGAATCGCTCGTAATGCGCGCTCGCCCTTCCTGCAGCTGCTCGCCGTCGGATTGACCTTCGTTACGGTCCTCACTGCTTACCTGCACGTCGGCGTCGTCATCGGGCTGCTGCCCACGACGGGTCTCACGCTGCCGTTCGTCTCGTACGGCCGATCGAATCTCGTGCTCACGATGCTATTCACGGGAATTCTGGTGAACATCGGCAGCAGCAGGGAGCGCGTACTCGGCAGTAGCGCCACCGATCCATTGGCAACGCCCGCAACGCGGTGA
- a CDS encoding UDP-N-acetylglucosamine--N-acetylmuramyl-(pentapeptide) pyrophosphoryl-undecaprenol N-acetylglucosamine transferase, translating into MIEPRRVESTGPRVLFAGGGTGGHLYPGLAIARALKQLRPDVEPFFIGARRGIERDILPATEFPHVLLDLHPLYRTKVWSNWKTARGAVGAWRQLSHLAREQQPAAIVGTGGYASGLALAYAAAHRIPYVLQEQNSFPGLTMRFFSRWARAVYLGYPEAVRYLPKANQSTLIDTGNPIEPPPRDRPSRAESRRQWGLPPTGGRVLLVFGGSQGSRAINSAVAQWLRSGQRPADLYVIWATGKGTYDEFASLASDAVIIRPYIAPMRDAYAAADLAVARAGAMGTAELCAWGIPAILVPLPTAAADHQAINARTLAAVGAAIYIPQVDFTAKRLDTTLRELLSQPEELARLAQAAASRARPNAAMDIAGRIAEMIGGAT; encoded by the coding sequence GTGATCGAACCTCGACGCGTCGAGAGCACAGGGCCGCGTGTGCTGTTCGCCGGCGGTGGCACTGGCGGTCATCTGTATCCGGGTCTCGCGATCGCGCGCGCCTTGAAACAGCTGCGACCGGATGTTGAGCCTTTCTTCATCGGGGCGCGGAGAGGGATCGAGCGCGACATACTGCCGGCGACGGAATTCCCGCACGTACTGCTTGATCTCCATCCGCTGTACCGCACGAAAGTCTGGAGCAACTGGAAAACTGCGCGCGGCGCCGTCGGTGCGTGGCGTCAGCTCAGTCACCTTGCGCGGGAGCAGCAGCCGGCCGCCATCGTCGGCACGGGAGGCTACGCATCGGGCCTCGCTCTCGCATACGCCGCCGCGCATCGCATTCCCTACGTGCTCCAGGAACAGAATAGCTTTCCAGGCCTAACGATGCGCTTCTTCTCGCGATGGGCGCGCGCAGTCTATCTCGGGTATCCGGAGGCAGTGCGCTATCTCCCGAAGGCGAATCAATCGACGCTGATCGACACGGGCAATCCGATCGAGCCGCCGCCGCGAGATCGACCATCCCGAGCCGAATCTCGTCGACAGTGGGGACTCCCGCCGACAGGTGGGCGCGTTCTGCTTGTCTTCGGCGGCAGCCAGGGCTCCCGCGCGATCAACTCCGCCGTAGCGCAGTGGCTCCGCTCCGGTCAGCGTCCAGCGGACTTGTATGTGATCTGGGCGACCGGGAAAGGCACGTACGACGAATTTGCCTCGCTGGCCAGCGATGCCGTCATCATCCGGCCGTACATCGCGCCGATGCGTGATGCGTATGCCGCCGCCGATCTCGCCGTAGCGCGTGCCGGCGCGATGGGCACAGCGGAGCTCTGCGCCTGGGGAATTCCGGCGATTCTCGTCCCTTTGCCGACGGCGGCCGCGGATCATCAGGCGATCAACGCGCGCACGCTCGCGGCGGTGGGCGCGGCGATTTACATCCCACAAGTCGATTTCACGGCGAAGCGACTCGATACCACGCTACGCGAGCTGTTGTCACAGCCGGAAGAGCTCGCGCGACTCGCGCAGGCTGCCGCATCACGGGCGCGCCCGAACGCGGCGATGGACATTGCTGGGCGCATCGCTGAGATGATAGGCGGAGCCACCTAG